The following are encoded in a window of Actinomyces oris genomic DNA:
- a CDS encoding pyrophosphate--fructose-6-phosphate 1-phosphotransferase: MSIRRVALLTAGGFAPCLSAAVGDLIERYTQVAPEVEIIAYQYGYHGLLTGNYIVIDEEGRKNAGILRDFGGSPIGNSRVKLTNAKNLVERGLVEEGVNPLEFAAEQLRKDGVDVLHTIGGDDTNTTAADLAAYLHENDYELTVVGLPKTIDNDVVPIRQSLGAWTAADEGAGFAFNVIGEHRSNPRMLIVHECMGRNCGYLTAETARRYHDLLQTKQWAPSLGLTKERWDVHAVFLPEVKLDIAAEAERLKAIMDEQGNVNIFLSEGAGVPEIIAEMEAAGQEVQRDPFGHVKLDTINPGQWFAKQFAELIGAEKVMVQKSGYYSRAAHANAEDLALIKKMCDLAVDCALRGESGVIGQDEENNDELTAIAFPRIAGAKPFDITQAWFTDLMAELGQKVEPAEAAPEH; this comes from the coding sequence ATGTCGATTCGTCGCGTCGCCCTGCTCACCGCTGGCGGTTTCGCCCCCTGTCTGTCCGCCGCCGTCGGCGACCTCATCGAGCGCTACACGCAGGTCGCTCCCGAGGTCGAGATCATCGCCTACCAGTACGGCTACCACGGCCTGCTCACCGGCAACTACATCGTCATCGACGAAGAGGGCCGCAAGAACGCCGGCATCCTGCGCGACTTCGGCGGGTCCCCGATCGGCAACTCCCGCGTCAAGCTCACCAACGCCAAGAACCTCGTCGAGCGCGGCCTCGTCGAAGAGGGCGTTAACCCCCTGGAGTTCGCCGCCGAGCAGCTGCGCAAGGACGGCGTCGACGTCCTGCACACCATCGGTGGCGACGACACCAACACCACCGCCGCCGACCTGGCCGCCTACCTCCACGAGAACGACTACGAGCTCACGGTCGTCGGCCTGCCCAAGACCATCGACAACGACGTGGTTCCGATCCGCCAGTCCCTGGGCGCCTGGACCGCGGCCGACGAGGGCGCCGGCTTCGCCTTCAACGTCATCGGTGAGCACCGCTCCAACCCCCGTATGCTCATCGTCCACGAGTGCATGGGTCGCAACTGCGGCTACCTCACCGCCGAGACCGCCCGCCGCTACCACGACCTGCTCCAGACCAAGCAGTGGGCCCCCTCCCTCGGCCTGACCAAGGAGCGCTGGGACGTCCACGCCGTCTTCCTCCCCGAGGTGAAGCTCGACATCGCCGCCGAGGCCGAGCGCCTCAAGGCCATCATGGACGAGCAGGGCAACGTCAACATCTTCCTGTCCGAGGGCGCCGGCGTCCCCGAGATCATCGCGGAGATGGAGGCCGCCGGCCAGGAGGTCCAGCGCGACCCCTTCGGCCACGTCAAGCTCGACACCATCAACCCCGGCCAGTGGTTCGCCAAGCAGTTCGCCGAGCTCATCGGCGCTGAGAAGGTCATGGTCCAGAAGTCCGGCTACTACTCGCGGGCCGCCCACGCCAACGCCGAGGACCTCGCCCTCATCAAGAAGATGTGCGATCTGGCCGTCGACTGCGCCCTGCGTGGCGAGTCCGGCGTCATCGGCCAGGACGAGGAGAACAACGACGAGCTCACCGCGATCGCCTTCCCGCGCATCGCCGGCGCCAAGCCCTTCGACATCACCCAGGCCTGGTTCACCGACCTCATGGCCGAGCTGGGCCAGAAGGTGGAGCCCGCCGAAGCTGCCCCCGAGCACTGA
- a CDS encoding CPBP family intramembrane glutamic endopeptidase: MALTAGVLWLVLGGACFFLGAQSIYDRWGTSLNAAFVLDIVFLIGCLAVIVFVLWRQHRQGEGIAELGWGRPVRTPVIVIAVVYGLAWTAMSYMRGGDPLAFPWQRPIMMSVGLVLAFAEEIAVRGLILDRLARCGTSRLIQIVVTAGIMALYHGVVGHSVWPSYMVASFFLFGILSAIYVYGGRSLTPVFIAHAMTHFLGDPVLMQGILYGVRGG; the protein is encoded by the coding sequence GTGGCTCTCACCGCGGGCGTCCTGTGGCTGGTGCTTGGTGGCGCATGCTTCTTTCTCGGAGCCCAATCGATCTACGACCGTTGGGGAACGAGCCTCAATGCTGCCTTCGTTCTCGACATCGTGTTCCTCATCGGCTGTCTCGCTGTCATCGTCTTCGTCCTCTGGCGTCAGCATCGGCAGGGCGAGGGCATAGCCGAGCTGGGGTGGGGGCGTCCTGTTCGGACGCCGGTGATCGTCATCGCCGTCGTCTACGGACTGGCCTGGACCGCGATGAGCTACATGCGAGGTGGGGATCCGTTGGCCTTCCCCTGGCAGCGGCCGATCATGATGTCTGTCGGCCTCGTGCTGGCCTTCGCCGAGGAGATCGCAGTGCGCGGGCTCATTCTGGACAGGTTGGCGCGCTGCGGCACCTCCCGGCTCATACAGATCGTTGTAACGGCGGGGATCATGGCCCTCTATCACGGCGTCGTCGGGCACAGTGTCTGGCCCTCCTACATGGTCGCCTCCTTCTTTCTCTTCGGAATCCTCTCAGCTATCTACGTCTATGGAGGTCGTAGCCTCACCCCGGTCTTCATCGCTCACGCGATGACTCATTTCCTAGGGGACCCCGTCCTCATGCAGGGCATCCTCTACGGAGTCCGTGGCGGCTGA
- a CDS encoding PaaX family transcriptional regulator, whose protein sequence is MTSPRQLDGDPPQRTPRARTTTVGFLFGLTEIRELPGPFLIEVLQKLGLTASGARSYMTRALKEGRLTSRRQGRTSFYAMTGDYLERFDAIERRFTVEPVWEGFFHSVVYDLPESRRTERDGLRAAAFAHGWGCPRPGLLIGVDPPGPWAQDGWRGRLSVDLETARQMAAASWNLDSAAARVTRTVTRLRTDMERTDTASPSGKQTMPATAWEPLVRAHDLMSEATYLWGLLPRLPHTLLPRGFPISDLDWLDAQMSGPLISDGVSAARSLLAAHLDSR, encoded by the coding sequence ATGACCTCGCCCCGGCAGCTGGATGGAGACCCGCCTCAACGGACTCCTCGTGCCCGAACAACGACAGTGGGTTTCCTCTTCGGCCTGACAGAGATCCGCGAGCTTCCCGGCCCCTTCCTCATCGAGGTGCTACAGAAGCTCGGTCTCACAGCCTCCGGAGCACGCTCTTACATGACACGGGCTCTTAAGGAGGGACGACTGACCAGCCGCAGGCAGGGCCGCACGTCCTTCTACGCGATGACGGGCGACTACCTGGAGCGATTCGACGCCATCGAACGCCGCTTCACCGTAGAGCCAGTCTGGGAGGGGTTCTTCCACTCGGTCGTCTACGACTTGCCGGAGTCTCGCCGCACGGAACGCGATGGCCTGCGCGCCGCAGCCTTCGCTCATGGATGGGGCTGTCCGCGTCCCGGTCTGTTGATCGGCGTGGATCCACCTGGTCCGTGGGCCCAGGACGGTTGGCGGGGGAGACTGAGCGTGGACCTGGAAACAGCTCGGCAGATGGCGGCGGCAAGTTGGAACCTCGATAGCGCCGCCGCCCGGGTGACCCGGACCGTAACTCGTCTACGCACCGACATGGAACGTACCGACACCGCCAGTCCTTCAGGAAAGCAGACAATGCCGGCGACGGCCTGGGAACCGCTCGTCCGTGCTCATGACCTGATGAGCGAAGCCACCTATCTGTGGGGCCTCCTCCCACGCCTGCCCCACACGCTTTTACCGAGGGGATTCCCGATATCGGACCTGGACTGGCTCGATGCCCAGATGTCCGGTCCGCTCATATCCGATGGTGTATCCGCCGCCCGGAGCCTGCTCGCCGCACACCTCGACAGCCGATGA
- a CDS encoding lysophospholipid acyltransferase family protein — MGYGPIKATVGPALEMLYQPWIRGEENIPAEGAAILASNHLAVIDSFFLPLLVDREVAFIGKADYFTGKGVKGWAVKNFMKTVGTIPVDRSGGKASQAALQAGIDRLRSGQLFGIYPEGTRSPDGRLYRGKTGVARIALATGAPVVPVAMIGSNLAQPIGKSIPSTRHRVGIVIGEPLDFSRYKGLENDRFVLRSITDEIMYALMALSGQEYVDLYAADVKKAMDSEKKTADEVVTEMLAAQAQARPSAAPVAAPGGRPAPEVSVPEPPEDKSGKDKKKDKASDDEAEPGAEG, encoded by the coding sequence GTGGGATACGGACCCATCAAGGCAACAGTCGGCCCGGCCCTGGAGATGCTCTACCAGCCCTGGATCCGCGGCGAGGAGAACATTCCCGCCGAGGGCGCGGCGATCCTGGCCTCCAACCACCTGGCGGTCATCGACTCCTTCTTCCTGCCGCTGCTGGTGGACCGCGAGGTCGCCTTCATCGGCAAGGCCGACTACTTCACCGGCAAGGGCGTCAAGGGCTGGGCGGTGAAGAACTTCATGAAGACCGTGGGCACGATTCCCGTAGACCGCTCCGGCGGCAAGGCCTCCCAGGCGGCGCTCCAGGCCGGCATCGACCGCCTGCGTTCGGGGCAGCTCTTCGGCATCTACCCCGAGGGCACGCGCAGCCCCGACGGGCGCCTCTACCGCGGCAAGACCGGCGTGGCCCGCATCGCCCTGGCCACCGGCGCCCCTGTGGTGCCCGTGGCCATGATCGGCTCCAACCTGGCCCAGCCGATCGGTAAGTCCATCCCCTCGACCCGCCACCGCGTGGGTATCGTCATCGGCGAGCCGCTGGACTTCTCCCGCTACAAGGGCCTGGAGAACGACCGCTTCGTGCTGCGCTCCATTACCGACGAGATCATGTACGCCCTCATGGCCCTCTCCGGCCAGGAGTACGTGGATCTCTATGCCGCCGACGTCAAGAAGGCCATGGACTCGGAGAAGAAGACCGCCGACGAGGTCGTCACCGAGATGCTCGCCGCACAGGCGCAGGCCCGTCCCTCGGCCGCCCCCGTGGCCGCGCCCGGTGGCCGCCCCGCCCCCGAGGTCTCCGTGCCCGAGCCTCCCGAGGACAAGAGCGGCAAGGACAAGAAGAAGGACAAGGCCTCCGACGACGAGGCCGAGCCCGGCGCCGAAGGCTAG
- a CDS encoding DEDD exonuclease domain-containing protein, with the protein MGTPLERATFVVVDLETTGGAPGARSLTEIGAVKVRGGQVLAEFSTLVNPGVAIPAQITMLTGITNAMVAGAPGVRTCVEAFLDWADLLADDVVLVAHNARFDVGHLRGAAAALGLEWPEPRVLDTLALARKAWTRSEVPNHKLGTLAAFVGSRTRPTHRALDDARATVDVLHAALEVMAPLGVTHLEDLATASDPVPAKRRAKSRLADALPSGPGVYQFRSAADQVLYVGSAVDLKRRVRSYFTAAEKRRQVAQMLDTTVSVRHIATPTLIEARVRELRMIAELDPPVNRRSRAPRRRPWLHLTQGSGPGAEPRLALTTVLPTEEVGHAVGPFASRGRGQEALRAAESVLRLGRWDGRELRRVRHDDVPAEPAEVLACLSGEVDLVAAPLLERIAALSRAERYEEAGTWTGRLRCLLRAVDRAERVRPLLACPHLMAARRREVGGWELVVVRWGVLAGSMTTAPGADPRPAVELLRASARVVERPGRVGEVASIEETSLLADWVLDEGARIVEVDGDPAVLTWPIGAAARHRKVLASQE; encoded by the coding sequence ATGGGCACGCCCCTGGAGCGGGCGACCTTCGTCGTGGTGGACCTGGAGACCACCGGTGGGGCGCCGGGCGCTCGCTCTCTGACCGAGATCGGGGCCGTCAAGGTGCGCGGCGGACAGGTGCTGGCGGAGTTCTCCACCCTGGTCAACCCCGGCGTCGCCATCCCCGCCCAGATCACCATGCTCACCGGCATCACGAACGCCATGGTGGCCGGTGCCCCCGGCGTGCGCACCTGCGTGGAGGCCTTCCTGGACTGGGCGGACCTGCTAGCCGACGACGTCGTCCTCGTCGCGCACAACGCCCGCTTCGACGTCGGTCACCTGCGTGGCGCCGCGGCGGCCCTGGGCCTGGAGTGGCCCGAGCCCCGCGTGCTGGACACGCTGGCGCTGGCCCGCAAGGCCTGGACCCGCAGTGAGGTGCCCAACCACAAGCTGGGGACGCTGGCCGCCTTCGTCGGTTCCCGGACCCGTCCCACGCACCGGGCCCTGGATGACGCGCGCGCCACCGTGGACGTGCTGCACGCCGCCCTGGAGGTCATGGCGCCGCTCGGTGTCACGCACCTGGAGGACCTGGCCACCGCCTCCGACCCGGTCCCTGCCAAGCGCCGGGCCAAGAGCCGCCTGGCTGACGCCCTGCCCAGCGGCCCCGGCGTCTACCAGTTCCGCTCGGCGGCCGACCAGGTGCTCTACGTGGGCAGCGCCGTGGACCTCAAGCGCCGGGTGCGCTCCTACTTCACCGCCGCGGAGAAGCGCCGCCAGGTGGCGCAGATGCTGGACACCACCGTGAGCGTGCGGCACATTGCCACACCCACGCTCATTGAGGCGCGGGTGCGCGAGCTGCGGATGATCGCCGAGCTCGACCCGCCGGTCAACCGCCGCTCTCGGGCCCCGCGGCGCCGGCCCTGGCTTCACCTGACCCAGGGCTCGGGCCCGGGGGCCGAGCCGCGGTTGGCGCTGACCACCGTGCTGCCCACGGAGGAGGTCGGCCATGCGGTGGGCCCCTTCGCCTCACGCGGCAGGGGCCAGGAGGCCCTGCGCGCCGCCGAGTCGGTGCTGCGTCTGGGCCGCTGGGACGGGCGTGAGCTGCGGCGGGTGCGCCACGACGACGTCCCGGCTGAGCCGGCCGAGGTGCTGGCCTGCCTGTCGGGCGAGGTCGACCTGGTGGCCGCTCCCCTGCTGGAGCGCATCGCGGCGCTGTCCCGGGCCGAGCGCTACGAGGAGGCCGGGACCTGGACGGGCCGCCTGCGCTGCCTGCTGCGCGCGGTGGATCGGGCCGAGCGGGTGCGGCCCCTGCTGGCCTGCCCGCATCTCATGGCGGCCCGCCGGCGCGAGGTCGGGGGCTGGGAGCTGGTGGTGGTGCGCTGGGGCGTGCTGGCCGGCTCCATGACGACCGCACCGGGTGCCGACCCGCGCCCCGCCGTCGAACTGCTGCGCGCCAGCGCCCGGGTCGTTGAGCGGCCCGGCCGCGTCGGTGAGGTGGCGAGCATTGAGGAGACGAGTCTGCTGGCCGACTGGGTCCTGGACGAGGGCGCCCGCATCGTGGAGGTCGACGGCGACCCCGCGGTGCTCACGTGGCCGATCGGTGCGGCTGCCCGCCACCGCAAGGTCCTGGCCTCGCAGGAGTGA
- a CDS encoding superoxide dismutase: MAVYTLPELPYDYAALEPHISGKIMELHHDKHHAAYVAGANAALEALSAAREAGDLAAINLWEKNLAFNLGGHTNHSIFWKNLSPNGGGQPEGELAEAIKDSFGSFEKFQAQFTATAMGIQGSGWAVLAYDSLSGKLVTFQLFDQQGNVPVGTIPLFMVDMWEHAFYLDYLNVKADYVKAVWNIANWQDVSERLANAVAKAQDLIVR; the protein is encoded by the coding sequence ATGGCCGTGTACACCCTTCCCGAGCTCCCCTACGACTACGCCGCCCTGGAGCCCCACATCTCCGGCAAGATCATGGAGCTCCACCACGACAAGCACCACGCCGCCTACGTCGCCGGCGCCAACGCCGCCCTGGAGGCCCTGTCCGCCGCCCGTGAGGCCGGCGACCTGGCCGCCATCAACCTGTGGGAGAAGAACCTCGCCTTCAACCTGGGCGGCCACACCAACCACTCCATCTTCTGGAAGAACCTCTCCCCCAACGGCGGGGGCCAGCCCGAGGGCGAGCTCGCTGAGGCCATCAAGGACTCCTTCGGATCCTTCGAGAAGTTCCAGGCGCAGTTCACCGCCACCGCCATGGGCATCCAGGGCTCGGGCTGGGCCGTGCTCGCCTACGACTCCCTCTCCGGAAAGCTCGTCACCTTCCAGCTCTTCGACCAGCAGGGCAACGTGCCGGTGGGCACCATCCCGCTGTTCATGGTGGACATGTGGGAGCACGCCTTCTACCTCGACTACCTCAACGTCAAGGCCGACTACGTCAAGGCCGTCTGGAACATCGCCAACTGGCAGGACGTCTCCGAGCGCCTGGCCAACGCCGTCGCCAAGGCCCAGGACCTCATCGTCCGCTGA
- a CDS encoding FKBP-type peptidyl-prolyl cis-trans isomerase, with product MRRTSLTLTALAAAACLALAGCSGSSKNASATPSAQASPTLTPSIINCAQEAGTIETDSEALPAIAGDAGAEPTVTWSEGKQAPANLVSKTLTSAEGPAVSSGDIITVNYVGWKWGSTEAFDSSFKKGAPITFGLTGVIPGWTCGLAGHKVGERVQLSIPGKLAYGETADPARPNSPTGPLVFVVDITARITGDELTPSTKAATVDSAEVKKLTDRGVSISGDLGAPAAGLAGPKAEEPLQPEVFVVARGKGAAIKETDTVAVQMSRTSWDGTTRSSTWEDHAPSAMPAGQIRAAGLPVGSRIVLLAPGNSNGGQRQSAYIFVMDLEKVI from the coding sequence GTGCGCCGCACATCCCTGACCCTGACCGCCCTGGCCGCGGCCGCCTGCCTCGCGCTGGCCGGCTGCTCGGGGTCGTCCAAGAACGCCTCCGCCACGCCCTCGGCCCAGGCGTCCCCGACCCTGACCCCCTCGATCATCAACTGTGCTCAGGAGGCCGGAACGATCGAGACCGACTCAGAGGCGCTTCCAGCGATCGCCGGTGACGCGGGAGCCGAGCCGACCGTCACCTGGAGTGAGGGTAAGCAGGCCCCTGCCAACCTCGTCTCCAAGACACTCACCTCCGCGGAAGGCCCGGCGGTGTCCTCGGGCGACATCATCACCGTCAACTACGTGGGCTGGAAGTGGGGGTCAACGGAGGCTTTCGACTCCTCCTTCAAGAAGGGCGCCCCGATCACCTTCGGCCTGACCGGGGTCATCCCGGGGTGGACCTGTGGTCTGGCCGGGCACAAGGTCGGCGAGCGCGTCCAGCTGTCGATCCCGGGCAAGCTCGCATACGGCGAGACCGCCGATCCGGCTCGCCCGAACTCGCCGACCGGGCCGCTCGTCTTCGTCGTCGACATCACCGCTCGCATCACGGGCGATGAGCTGACCCCGTCCACCAAGGCCGCCACGGTCGACTCCGCGGAGGTCAAGAAGCTCACTGATCGCGGCGTGTCGATCTCCGGCGACCTGGGCGCCCCCGCAGCCGGACTTGCGGGCCCCAAGGCCGAGGAGCCCCTGCAGCCGGAGGTCTTCGTCGTCGCCCGCGGAAAGGGCGCGGCCATCAAGGAGACCGACACCGTGGCCGTGCAGATGTCGCGCACCTCGTGGGACGGCACGACGAGGAGCTCGACCTGGGAGGATCACGCCCCCAGCGCCATGCCGGCCGGACAGATCCGTGCGGCCGGGCTGCCAGTGGGATCCAGGATCGTGCTGCTGGCCCCCGGTAACTCCAACGGGGGGCAGCGTCAGTCGGCGTACATCTTCGTGATGGACCTCGAGAAGGTCATCTGA